GCTGTCTCTATCGCGAAAGCCCAGCAAGATGCCCAGCCGAGGAGTTATTCGCTTCATTATTTCTTAATAAGCGCTTACTTTCTATGTCCCACCCATGTCTGCTTGCTTACTCAAGCATCCTCCACTTTAACATCGAGAATCAACTGTTCCTCCAGCAAAGCGCAGCTTACTCTTGTCCGTGTCTGTATTCTCTTACACGCCATCGAAGGTGAATACAGACGCAAATGCAAATGAATAATCAAGGACGTCGAGAATGAAGGTAGTCGTTCAGTTGCATGACAAATCAGGCTACGTAAACTATTCTTGCTGCCTTACAAAGCCTCCTCCACATTTCTTTTATATCAGGCTTTACTATAAAGCCGGTGCCGAGGACCTCCACCGTCCTCCACCGGAAATTACATTAGCAgatcgccttcttcctttcgcTTCCACCTCCGAGTCCCTACGTATATTACAGTTCCCTTGCCATAGAtatttcctctttctctcccaaCAAATGTCAACAATCTCGTTTTACTCCCACACCGATTAACAACTCTTCCATAATGTCTGTCCCTCAGATCCCTCAAACTATGCGCGCCTGGGTCCAAACCGAGGTCAGTCGAGCTGTCGACCAACCAACCGAAATTTCCGGATTCAGCTAAAGAACTCTACAGGACAACACACTCGCTATCAAGGAGATCCCAGTCCCTCAACCCAAGGCCAACCAGGTCCTCATCAAAGTCGAGTACGCTGCACAAGTATGTTAACCATAACCTCTTCCGGGGACAACTTGACAGCTCACACTTTTCTCTAGAACCCCACCGACTGGAAGCATGCAGAGTTCCTCTCACTTCCTGGTGTCATCAACGGCTGTGACTATGCCGGTACCATTGTCAAGGTTGGATCTGACCTCAAAACCCCTCTCAAGGTCGGTGACAAGGTTGCCGGTACCGTCCACGGTGGTTACTTCAAGGACGAGGGCTCTTACGCCGATTATGCTGCTGTCGACAGCAACATGTGCTTCGTGGTTCCTGAGGGTATGAAGTTGGAGGACGCCGCCACTTTCGGTGTCGCTTGGGTCACTGCTTGTCAAGTAAGTGCACTTTTGGACATGTAAATAAACGCAAATGCTTAGCGGGTATTGTAGACTGTCATTCAGCGACAAGGAAAGGCCTTCCCCCCCGGCGACACCAAGGTTTCTGGTAACCCCTGGGTGAGTCTCTTACCTCATCACTGATACATGTATTTCTCTGACCTTTTTGCGCAGTACATCGTCTACGgcgcctccacctctgTCGGCCTTTTCGCTATCCAGGTGGCCAAGTCCCTGGGCTACAAAGTTCTCGGTGTCTGCTCCCCTCACTCATTCGACCTCGCCAAGTCTTACGGTGCCGACGCTACCATTTCTTACCGTGACCAGGAGAAGGCTATTGCCGAGGCTTTGAAGATTACCGAAGGTGGTGTTGAGTACGCTCTTGATACCATCTCTGAGGGTGACACTTTCAA
This region of Cryptococcus neoformans var. neoformans B-3501A chromosome 10, whole genome shotgun sequence genomic DNA includes:
- a CDS encoding hypothetical protein (Match to ESTs gb|CF193273.1|CF193273, gb|CF190560.1|CF190560; HMMPfam hit to ADH_zinc_N, Zinc-binding dehydrogenase, score: 151.1, E(): 2.4e-42), whose translation is MSVPQIPQTMRAWVQTEDNTLAIKEIPVPQPKANQVLIKVEYAAQNPTDWKHAEFLSLPGVINGCDYAGTIVKVGSDLKTPLKVGDKVAGTVHGGYFKDEGSYADYAAVDSNMCFVVPEGMKLEDAATFGVAWVTACQTVIQRQGKAFPPGDTKVSGNPWYIVYGASTSVGLFAIQVAKSLGYKVLGVCSPHSFDLAKSYGADATISYRDQEKAIAEALKITEGGVEYALDTISEGDTFKVTIGMMGKKGKQLNCILAVPDEVKQINPGLRIEWSVMYTLFGADFIFTPRIPNSEVWPASKEDRAFGEEIFAKTPELITKFGIKPNPVVIAGGFEDVVKAFDALKNGEVSGKKQVIKISA